The sequence TCTAAAGACTGTAGGGGAGAATCTTTCCTGGCATCTTCTAGTTTCTGCTGGCTGTCAGCACTGCTtgactttccttggcttgtggcagcatcactctGATCTCAGCCTCTGTCTTTACCTGAccatcttctcttctctcctctttgctTCTTCTCTTTTTGTAAAGACACTCGTCATAGATTTAGGACCACTCAGTTAATAcaagatgatctcatctcaagatcatcagttatatctgcaaagatgctttttccaaataaagtcacattcactgGTACTGTAGCTTAGGACGTGGACATACTTTCCTGAAGGTGACACCATCCAACACACTACCATGTCTTGGGTAGCATACAATAGGAACTCAATAGATGATAGCTATGATTGCTATATagaattaataatgtaaaaatgttgACAGGTCATCATTTGTCAAGGGTAAATATGTGGGCCATGTGTAAGATACCTTCTCATTTCAATGCTTTGTTGTAAGCAAACCCACacagaagaaagaagcaaagatgTTCATGCTAAGGAAAACTGTATTTGTGATCGTTCCATTATCACACTTCAAAGAACTGTGCAATGGCAAACCAGGCTTCTACAATACTTGAGAGGTCAGGAAGTCCCATGGTGGTCAGTGAAGTAACAGTCCTGCTCTTAAGCAGAGCAGGGACATATCTTTCTCTGGAAACACCAGAAGTTCTGGcaaaagaaaatcttcaggatcCATTTACCAAAGGGGGGAATGTCACTCTTTATTTTCAAACCTTGTCCATGTGACTTTGAGACTCCAGGAATGACTCAGAGATATTTGGTCCTATTATGCCTGGTAAGGAAGtgacttcttaaaattttttgtaaatatttgtccTTGAGTCTATCCTTGAGGACTGGGGCTGCCTCTTGGTTACCTTTGTGGCATCCAAGATGCATTGTTTTAATACGGAAAGAGCAGGCATCTACAagtaaagactttttttcttagtttaaaatGTGGCTTTGACTTTCAGTGGGCACCCCAGAAAGGGAGACTGCAGCCCAGGCCCAGAGCAGTTGAGACCCACAGtcaccttcctccctctctctttccctccatccttctctctttccctccctccctccctacctgCAGCAAAGCTATGCATAAATCACACTGAAAATTCCCTCCTTGGCCCAGGCAGTCTCTTAATTCAAGTTATGTCCCCAAagccttctctgtgtctgtcccctGTCACCTCCACTCTTGCAATTTGCACCAGGCATCGTGGGAGAGCTGACTTTAATTTTCCACACTGCTGCAACAGCCCAGCATCCAGAAAGTCTGGAAACCCAAACTTGTGATTTTCCAGCCTTGGCTCCTCAGAGGACAGCCAGGCCAGGCCACTGGCCCTTGGTCCAGCTTCTGCCACTGGCATGCTGTGTGGACAAGGCATTTGTCTCCTCTGGGTCAGGTGTCCTTATCTGACCAGCCTGAATTTCCTCATGGGCTCTTAGGAGACACTGCTGAGGTAAGATACAGAAAAATAGGAGGTGGCCCTAAGATGCACTTTCTGCACCACCTTCCAGAAACTTTGGCCTTCCTGCTGTTTCTGGAACACACCAGGCTCAGTCCTGCCTCGTGGCTTTGCACTCACTATTCCTCCACATAATGTAAGTCTCTGGTTTCCTGTCTGAAGGAGGAGTGTAGGATAGCAGGACTCTGAACCCCAGAAAACAGGCTAGGAGCTCCTCCTCTGGGCTGCCATGGCCTCTGGTCTTCATATTTGCACATTATACTGAAATCATGCTCAGTGTACCATTGTTGCAACAGTATAGAAACAAAatgccagggttcaaatcccagatctgccAGTTACTGTGCAAACTTGGGTAACCTACCTACCCTccctgtgcctccatttcctcatcagcaaagtgaggatgataataatagtgcctTCCTCGTGGGactgctgtgaaaattaaatgagttgatacaCTTAGAGAGatcagaacagtgtctggcacactgtctcatcatttttttttttttccggctactggccagtacagggatctgaactcttgaccctggtgttaccaacaccacactctaaccgactgagctaaccaggcagcgtCTAGTCTCATCACATTCTATGCCAGGCAGCTAGCCCAGTGCTGGGGATGAAATAAATATGTACTAAGTAAATTGGTAAGTCTGGTGGGTCTGCAATTAttagttccattttacagatgagaagctTAAGGCTCAAGAAAGCAATATGGCttagagcaggaggaggaggcattAACTGAGCTCCCACTACGTGTAGGTGCTTGGCTTATGCAATCTCCTTTTATCTCACAATGATGCATTCATGAAGTCATACAACCAGTAAGAGCTGAGGCTGGAATACAAATTCGGGTGAAGTGGGTGGGCATCTGAGGGCTTTGCCTGCCTCTGGACCCGACAACAGCACCTTGGTTAGCCTGTGTCCCAGACCCAAACCTATGGTGGGTTGATCTCATCTCTACCCCTGGTTACAAGTGAGCACATGATTCACCCCAGCCAATCAGTACATTCCATCCCCTTGGCTACAGTGATTGGCTCAGGACTGAGCACGTGACCCAACCTGGTCCAGTGAAAGACCTGGCTGGAAGTATTGTGGAGTTATTGAGAAATAATCTCCTATTCATGTTGCTGAGATGGGAGAGGACTTACCTGAAAGCAGAACCCCAACAGAAGAAAGCAAAGCCCACTGAGTTTAGCAGCATGGATCTCAGCAGGCTTAGGCTTTTCAGTTCCATGGGCCAGTAATTCCTTTTCTTATTTAAGCCAGTATGATttgagtttctgtcacttgctaCCAAAAGATTCCTGGCTCATACAGCTAGCCTGGTTGTTTTAGACCATGACTCTTTAATTTACATTGTGCTGAACTTGAAGACCTCCTTTCCACCAAACATAATTCTAGTTCCTAGCCAAGGAACCAAACCCATAACTACCCAAAATACCCACACAAGGTCGATTTTGCTGACAAGGAAATTGTTTCATGGAAAATTTCTCTGTGACTGGATGGAATAGTTGAGATCATGGGGTATCCCTGTTCGTGAACTTGATATTTCTGCTCTGTTTCACTCCACCATGCTGTCTGAATAGAATGAAGAAGGCAAGCTAGATGATGTGGCTTGAATAACAGCTCTTAGTCTGTCAGGGGATTGCAGCAAATTATTGGGCACTGAAGAGGTCTGCCTGCTTGGGTTTCCCTcgaggaaaaaaatcaaggtttCTTTCCATAAGCTGGGAGTTAGACCCAGGTCTGAGGGTGCACAGATGAATAGACACTGGACGTGAGTTCTGCTCATTTCTCCAAATCCTGGAACAAGCAGGGTTGTTGCACTATCAAGTTTCAAAAAGAAGCCATCTCAGTGCCAATTGTAGTTAGCCATCCATTTACCCACTGATGTGATAAGTCTGCTGAATGCCAGCACCCAGCCTGCAAAGGGTCAGCACTCCATAGATGTTACTGCATCTAAAAAGAGACTGGAAGGAATGATAACGGAGCAAGCTAATGCTTGCTGAGAACTTACTGTGTGTCTGGAAACTTAATGTCAAACATTCTTTCATGCAACATGGAGCTCCCACAGCAACGAAGCACTACATGAGGTGCCAGGAAAggttcatttttctcattcattttcattCCACTTCATGTAATCCTGACCACACCCCTCATGGTTTTGACATCTTGTTTtcatagatgtggaaactgagactcagagaagtgaagACACCTATCCCAGGATCACAGAGGGCCCTGGGTAGGGTCTGAGCTGGGACTTGACTCCCTTGTCCCTCACTTCAAAGACAAGAATTGTTGATTCTTCTTGAAACAAAGCTCCAAGGATACCCAAAGTTCCTCCCCCTGCAACTGGGGGCTCCCCCTTTTCTCAACTCCCACATAATCCAGGTGTTGAGGGGATGTCTCCTTCGGTGGGAATTTACTTAGAGATGTGCTGGACCTGACTCAATTGGCTCACCAGACATCATTTCAGTAGCTTGAAACTGGCCACAGTGGATGTCTTtgcaccacagaaattggcaaatgctacaaaccagggctttttttttttttttttttttttcagggagtCATTTTCTAGCAAGACACTGGACTTCAGAAAAACAGTGTTAGTTTGTTCATATACTTGTACATTCATTTAATCAATAAAGATATTGAGCTCCACCTACAACCTAATATAGTTTGCATTCACTCTCATACTTGTCCAGCAAACTGACTCATGCCTTACTATATGCTAGGTTTTATGCTAAACATTGGGAATTCAGCGGTGGCAAGATAGACAATCCCtgcctcatggagctcacagtctaatgaCGAAGTCAGATTTTAACCCCCCAAAAAGTTCCACAACCTGTCCTATGAGTAGGAGTTAGCCAAGTCAAGTTGGCAGCGTAGGAGCAGAGAGAATCCACAtagagggaacagcatatgcCAAGTCCCACAGCAGCAGGAAGCTTGGCATGTCCCAGGAAATGAGTTCAGGGACCTGTGCTAGGCCCTGAGGAACAAGATAGACACGTggcccggggtgggggggggggaggtccTGTTCTccacctgctgcctgcctgccttgaatcattcaagaaatgtttatggCATCCCATCTACTGCCGAGCCCTTGTTCTAAACACTGAGGATACGAATAAACGGCGACATGCGGTCTACGAAATGAGACCTTCTCCTCTCTTTCAACATTCCGCTCCCCAGATTGGTGTAGGTGCCTGCTAGGGCTTCACAGCCTCGCTCATGCTgcctgtcactctgaaatggaacGACGCATTGCCAACCCTCCCTGCCCAGCTAGTCTgagagctccttgagggcacGGCGTGGGTCTTAATCATCAATcagcacggtgcctggcacacagaaagccATCAGTCAATTGGGTGAATGAATCCTAAACCACACTGCGTTACAGGTGGAGCAAGAGAGACCCGCCCCCTGTCTTAACCCCACTCCCTCCTCCCGCCCACCCCAGCCGCCCCCTCCTCACTGCCGGCGCCCAGCGTCAGGAGAAGGGTTCCAGAACCTGTGGCCAGACCTGGGGTGCCCCACCATCCCCAGCCTCCCCGGACTCACTGAGAAGTTGTCGGCTCGAGTCGCTGACTGTCACGTTCTCCTGCCAGAAGGGGTTCATTAGTGGCATGCACCGGCTCTGGACTGGATGGAACGGAGGAATCAATGAGCTGGGGGCCGTGGAGTTCTGACCCCAGCCTACGGCTTCGCCCCCATACTCTCCCTAGATGCCCCACCCCGGGCGGACAGGGGGAGAGCTGGAGCAGTTGCAGCCCCAGTCCTCTGCACACATTGTCCCCACCCCTAAGACTTGGGGGAGGGGTGCGCGCCGAGCAACAGGTCCCAGGCGAGCAGGACACCGCGCACGGGGCGTTCGCGGCCACAGCCCCCGGCCCCCGGATGCACTCTTACCCCGGCAGGTCCGCCAGAGGCCGGAGTGGGAGCTCAGAGGCTCGGGCTGGCTGCGGTTGGCGATCCCCAGCAGGTTCTGCGCCCCCGGGCCTCTCCTCTCCAGCCGCTCGGTGTCGATGATGTACCAGAAGTCCGTGCCGATGGCGGCCGCCAGGAGCGCGAAGCTGAGCGCCCCGGTCAGCGACGCCGCGCCCGCCAGCACGCCCAGGTGCACCCGCATCGCCGAGCCCCGGGCTCCCATCCGCCGGCGCCTGCGGCCGCCGCGAGCCCTCACCTCCACCGCGGAGCCTCCGAGCTCAGATCTGGAACCCCGCCTTTGGACCCCGGCCCCCCCCTTCAGACCCTGGCTCCACCCCCTGACCCTCACCCGCGCCTTCGGACCTGCACGTGCTCCTCCCTCAGACCCCCGCTCCCAGCCGTCAGCCTCCGCCTCTACCTGCAGAACCCCTCACCTAGGCCGTCCTTGGAGTCCCTGTCCCTCCCCTTCTGCACCTTAACCCGTCTCCTCCCGCAGCCCGGTACTCCGGGATCTCCCTCCTCCGCCCTCCCACAGCTCCGGCTGCGGGGCCGGGACGCAGCCGACGGACGCAGCCGACGTAGAGGACCAGAGGACCGAGCTCTGAGCGCGCATGCAGCCTGGACCCGGGGCGGCGCCCGGTCCGAGCAGGAGGCTAGAGAGAGAGTGTGCGGTATGGAGGGCGGCCTTCCCACAGCCTGGGGGAGTGCGGAGGGGTGCGGCGGGCCCTGCAGTCCCATCAGAGTTTGTGATCTGCAATAGCCCCTCGCCCTCCAGCTCCGATTACCTTGCCTCCAAAATCCATCTTCAAGTAGTTTTTCTAGGCTCTCCACAAAGGGAAAAGGCAAACCAGTTTTTCATAAAAgttctttaaagttttttcatAAACCTGGGGTAGGCCAGGTTCTCTGAGTCTATCGTCTCCAACACGAAAGTTTTCATCGTCATCATAGTCACCACCagcactgccaccaccaccaccaccaccaccaccacccccatcaccaccaccaccaccaccactgccatcatcaccaccatcaccaccatctcccTCACAAGCACCAGCACCATTCTCTTCTTGATCATCACCATCACTCTTATCAAATGCACCATTTTCTTCACCATCATAAAACCTTTCATTTTTCAAGAAATACTTCTTGCACATTCTATGTGCCTGACACTAGTTTATGTTCAGAATATAGGCATGAACAACCCAAACACAACCCCTGCCCTTAAGAAGTGTATGGTATAGGCTTCCCAGGCTTTTTCAAGtcaagacacacagagaaaatatGCTCACTTGTATAGTACATAGGGGTAAATGGAAAAGGTTTCCAGGCTGCAGCTACCAAAGGCCCCTCAAGGCTGCTCTTATGGCTGAAGAGCCAAAATCTTGGCAACTTTGTGCCACATTCTTAAGGAACTTTTGTGCCAAGACTCAAAAGTCTTTGAGTTGAGTTGGGGAGAGAATCATTAAACAAAGTACTGTGGGGAGGGTAACAGAGGGGAGGTCTCACTTGGCATCTCTGAGAAAGTGACACTGATGCTGAGACATGATGAATAGAAATGCATTTCATGCCTAGAAAATGGCTTATACAAAAGGTTTGGTACATTCCAGAGAAACCAAGAGAAGGGTAATCAGGCTAGAACATAGTGAGGGAGGAGTTAGCAGAGGGAAATAAgactggggaaagggaagggCCCAGGTCATGAAGGTCTCGAAGTCCATGATCAACATTTTGAGCAGGGAAGTGAAATGCTCTAACTTACATTTTGTAAAATCTTATTCTCTATTCTGACTTTAGTGTGGAGCATAAAATGTAGGGAGACAGGAAGGGAAGCAAGAAGGCCAGTTAGGATGACCTTGCAGCAGAAGCAGCAAGAAATCCTACTGACTTGGGCTAGGGTATTGGCAGCAGCTAGCAGGGGGCGAAgtgaacagatattttttaacTGAGGGGATAGAATTGATGAGACCTGGTGATGGCTTAGGGTTGAGAAGTTCTCTTTTCCTAGTTACTTTATTCCTTACCAATGCCATCCTGATCTTCATTGTTGTCATGCTTGTCTTCAttatcagcagcatcagcacccTCACAGAGCAGTCACCAGCAAGAGCATGTCTTCCCTTGATCCTGCACACCATTCTGCTCCAGCACCCCATCAGCCACCATCTGGAATAAGACTGGTCTTTctcataaccatcaccactaatgGCTTTGATTTCAACTCCATCACACCATTACTATTATCTATATTTGCACCATCATCAGAACAGTCTTCACCATCAACTTTAGGGATGAAGATAAAATTCAACGGAGTCTGGTCCCAGGACTCCTAATGGTATCTTTGAGGTTtgacctcttctttttcttcgTCCCTCCATCTCTtggttgttttcatttgcttggCTTCATTCTTCAGGCAGACTCTCATTTGCTGAGCCACAGAACGTACCTCTTACAGCTTAGCAACCCCAACCCAAAACAGCAACAACCTCTTTCTCAATGGTGCCAGCCAGATTGCCAGAATTAAATCTCATTGGCCAGTCTTTGATCATGTGCCCATTTCTGAACCAATCTCTGTGATTCAAAGGGATTGAATGTACTAATTGGCCAAACCTGGTTCACCTGCCCATTCCTGGAACCAGGGTAGGATTGGTCAGTCCCATCCCAACCATTTGAGCTAAGAGGTGTCATGGCTGCCAGaggtagcaaataaaaatacaagatgccaagttaaatttgaatttcaaatatacaacaaatacaagggtacttcaaaaagtttgtagaaaaacagaattagaagataatatgtcTTTCCATGAACGCTCATAGATTTTTAGTGTATGTATACCCCATGCAATACTTGAGATATACTAAAAAATGTTTGTGTTGTTTATTTAAAGTTCAAATttagggccgatcccgtggcgcactcgggagagtgcagtgctgggagcgcggcgacactcccaccgcgggttcggatcctatatagaaatggccggtgcactcactggctgagtgccggtcacgaaaaagacaaaaaaaaaaaaaaaaagttcaaatttaactgagtgtCCTGTCTTTTATCTGG comes from Cynocephalus volans isolate mCynVol1 chromosome 6, mCynVol1.pri, whole genome shotgun sequence and encodes:
- the TMEM114 gene encoding transmembrane protein 114 isoform X2, coding for MRVHLGVLAGAASLTGALSFALLAAAIGTDFWYIIDTERLERRGPGAQNLLGIANRSQPEPLSSHSGLWRTCRVQSRCMPLMNPFWQENVTVSDSSRQLLTAVTLAGISVYIAYSAAAFREALCLLQEKALLDQVDIRFGWSLALGWVSFVAELLTGAAFLAAARVLSLRGRQDQAV